A window of Bacteroidota bacterium genomic DNA:
AACAAAATTCAGAATGAAAAAAATATTTATACTATTTATTTTATTTCTGTTTGTGAAAAATCTTTTAGCGCAAACCGATTCATTGCCTAATGCGAAAAGAAAATTTATGCCCGCAATAAAAATAGGAGGAAACTATGTTGGTTTTTTTACAGGCGAAGCCGGATTTCTTTTCGGCATGACAAGAAAAAATTTACACGAAGCATCCAAAGTCACTTCCACAACATGCCATGGGCCTGCAATTAGTTGCGAAATTGGAAAGCCGGGAAACGATTTACTGATTGCTCCCAAATTATCGTATGAATATTATTCCATTTTTTATGGCGCAAGAATTTCTGTAGTGGATTATATGAATGGCAGCACTCACAATATTTATATATGTCCTGAAGCGGGAATTTCAGGAGGTGCTTCCTTTACTATTTTTGCCGGAGCAAACATTCCTGTTTCAGGAGGAATAGGTGAAGTGAAAACGTTTCGCGCTTCGTTAGTGATTAATTTATTCTCCTATCTTTTTAAAAAAGATAAATCCAAAAACTGATTCTTATTAATCCTTCCGAATCAGTGTTCAAAAAACTCATCAACACAGGCGTTCACGAAGGATTAACTTTCAAGGAGCAAAGCAAAATCCGGATTTTTAATTCTTCGCTTCTTACTGTTGCCGCTATTCTTACACTTTATACAGGAATTGGGCTGCTTCAAAAACTTTATTTTACCACTGCGCTCACGGTTGTGGAACTTTTATTCATTGCTGTTAACTTTCAGTTTACACATGCGCGCAAATACAATCTCTCTTTTCATTTCGGAATTTTAAATGGACTGTTTTTCATTTTCGGATTTGTATTTCTCCTGGGCGAAGTAAATCAAACACATCTTTATTTTCTTTTCATGCCCATGGCGGCCATGATTGTTTTTGACAGCAAGAAAACCGTATTAATTTATTTTGCTCTTTCAATGGCAATCCTGCTTTTTTCATTTTACATTTTCAAAAATTATCTTCCTGTTTACAATGTTGCCGATGCAGCCGGCACGTTCAGGTTGATGAATCCCCTATTCACAGGACTGCTTATATTTCTCGGCATAAAACTTTTTAAGAATGAAAACCTTGAGTTCAACGATAAAATAAACCAGCAGAAAAAACTGCTTGAAGAAAAAAATAAAGACATCACCGATTCCATTCAATACGCAAAACGGATTCAAAGTGCGCTGATGGCTTCGGATAATTTGCTGAAGAAAAATCTACCCGAGCATTTTGTTTTATACAAACCAAAAGATATTGTCAGCGGTGATTTTTACTGGGCAGAAAAGTTTGAAAATAAATTTTTGCTTGCCGTTTGCGATTGTACAGGTCATGGAGTTCCGGGTGCATTCATGAGTTTGCTCGGGATTTCATTTCTGAATGAGATTACCAAAGAAAAAAATATTACGCAGCCCGATTTGGTTTTCAATGCTCTTCGTGCAAATATTATTAATGCGTTGAATCCCGAATGGACTATGGAAGAAGGAAAAGACGGAATGGATGCGGTGCTTTGCAATTTTGATTTCACAAAAAAAGAGGTGCAGTTTACTTGTTCAAATAATCCGCTTTGGATTCTTCGCAACAATCAATGGCTCGAATTCAAGCCCGACAAATTTCCCATTGGGCTGCATGGCGAAATAAAACCTTTTACTCTTCGTTCGGAACAACTTCAGAAGGGAGATTTAATGTATATGTTCACCGATGGCTATGCAGATCAGTTTGGCGGTGTGAAAGGAAAAAAATTCAAGTACAAAAATATTCAGAAAGTTCTTCTTGAAAATTCTCCAAAGAGTATGGAAGAGCAGAAAAAAATATTAGACGATGCCATTGAAAAATGGAAAGGAAATTTAGAGCAAGTGGACGATATTTTAATTATTGGAATAAGGATATAGAGAATGGCAGATGTAAAATGTTCCGAAGGGATTGAGACCAAGCAGATGGCAGATGGATGGAAAAAGATTTTATTCTTCTTTCTAATTTTCTCGCTTTCTCACTTTCTTACCTGCTTTTCACAGGAAAACATCTTCACAGCAGGATTCCAATATAAACCAATTTTCCCCAGCGCTTTTTTCAGTACGGCAACAAATTCTGTTTCGCAAAATGGAATTGATTTTTCAATTTCTCAAAAATTCGGTTATTGTGCGGGAATGGTTCTGCGAAGAGGTATCACAAAAAGATTTTCTTTTGAAACGGGAATTAATTATGTGAAGAGAAATTATTCACTCAGCATTACCGACACAACTTTTACGGGAAACTCCGATTTTGCAATCATAGGATATGAAATTCCGCTGCAAGGATTAATTTTTATTCAACTCGGAAAAAAACTTTACATGAATTCTTCTGCAGGAATTTCATGGGATATGTACCCGTCAAACGTTAAAACGGCAGATTCTTACTTCAATCATTATGCTGCGCGGCATTTTCTTTTTCAAAGTTCAGTGCTCGCAAATGTGGGCTATGAATTCCGCACAGTGAAGAGCGGTTACTTTTATATAGGCGGCTCTTACCATCTTCCGTTTTCTTATTTTTATTTATCGGCAATTGAATACACTCCGCAGAAAGAAATTACGCACATGAAACTGCGCGGCAATTATCTTACTCTTGACTTCCGGTATTTTTTTCACGAAGACCCGCTGAAACCGAAGAAGAAAAAGAAATCATAACGGAGTTGCGAATTTTATACATTTGCGAAAAATTAATTCCATGAAAAAAATTATTTCTTCTCTTTTAGTTTCATTCCTGATTTCTTATTCTTTATTTCTTACCAGTTGCGGCAGCGGCAAGGAAGAAGCCGAAAAAGCGCGTGAAGACAGTTTGAGAAATGTAGCTCAGAATCTGGGCGGACAAGTGGTGGCAAAAGATTCCGCCATCTTTGGTTTCATCAGAGCTTTCAATGAAATTCAGGATAACATGGATGTAATTAAGGATAAAGAAAAAATTCTTTCCACCTCAGGAGGAAAAGGCGAACTCAGCAGTGATAAAAAAGAACAAATCATAAATGATATTCAATCCATCTATGATTTAATGGTGAAGAACAAACAGAAACTTTCTATGGTAAATAAAAAACTTAAGAAAGCAAATCTCCGCATTGCAGAATTTGAAAAAATGATTGAACGCCTCAACCAACAGATTACAGAAAAAGATACGGAGATTTCCGAACTGAAATCGCAACTGGAAAAAATGAACATCGAATTTTCGGAAGTAACTATGAATTACCAGGCGGCACAGCAAATGCTGGAAGAAAAAACTACTAAGTTGAACAAAGCATTTTATGCATTCGGAACTTCCAAAGAATTAATTGCGCAGGGCGTGCTCACCAAAGAAGGCGGATTCATCGGCATTGGCAGGGCAGAGAAGCTGAAAGATAATTTCAACAAAAGTTATTTCACGCAAATTGATGCGAGCGAAACATCTTCTATTCCGCTTGCATGCAAAAAAGCAAAACTCATTACCGTTCATCCGGATGGTTCGTATAAGTTTGAGGGACCAGAAGGAAAGATTGAAAAAATTTCCATCTCTAATCCGGAAGATTTCTGGAGTGTTTCAAAATATCTGGTGGTGGTAGTGGAGCAATAAAATATTTTTTCAATATCCTTCAATAATTCCAAGCCCTTGCCGGAGAATATTTATTCTTCCTTCAGAACAATCCACTACTGTTGATGCAGTAAGATTTCCATAGCCACCGTCAATCACAATGTCAACCAACTTGTGATACTTCTCATAAATTTTTTCCGGGTCATTTAAGTATTCGGCAATTTCATCTTCCTCATCGTGCAGCGAGGAATTCATCAGCGGGCTTTCAAGTTGTTTGACAATTTTCCGGCAAATAGAATTGTCAGGAACACGAATGCCGATTGTTTTTTTTCTGCTTCTGAAAATTTTTGGAATCTCGCTGTTTGCGTGAAGAATAAATGTGAAAGGTCCGGGCAATGCTTTGCGCATGACTTTATAGATGGAATTATCCACCGGCTTTGTAAAATCAGAAAGATGGCTTAAATCAGAAAAGATGAAAGAGAAATTTGCTTTCTCCACTCTGATTCCTTTAATGCGGCAAATCTGCTCAATCGCTTTTGGCTTGTGA
This region includes:
- a CDS encoding SpoIIE family protein phosphatase, with protein sequence MFKKLINTGVHEGLTFKEQSKIRIFNSSLLTVAAILTLYTGIGLLQKLYFTTALTVVELLFIAVNFQFTHARKYNLSFHFGILNGLFFIFGFVFLLGEVNQTHLYFLFMPMAAMIVFDSKKTVLIYFALSMAILLFSFYIFKNYLPVYNVADAAGTFRLMNPLFTGLLIFLGIKLFKNENLEFNDKINQQKKLLEEKNKDITDSIQYAKRIQSALMASDNLLKKNLPEHFVLYKPKDIVSGDFYWAEKFENKFLLAVCDCTGHGVPGAFMSLLGISFLNEITKEKNITQPDLVFNALRANIINALNPEWTMEEGKDGMDAVLCNFDFTKKEVQFTCSNNPLWILRNNQWLEFKPDKFPIGLHGEIKPFTLRSEQLQKGDLMYMFTDGYADQFGGVKGKKFKYKNIQKVLLENSPKSMEEQKKILDDAIEKWKGNLEQVDDILIIGIRI
- a CDS encoding threonylcarbamoyl-AMP synthase; translation: MLLKITPAEPEEEKIRIVRECLLDDGVVIYPTDTVYGIGCHIHKPKAIEQICRIKGIRVEKANFSFIFSDLSHLSDFTKPVDNSIYKVMRKALPGPFTFILHANSEIPKIFRSRKKTIGIRVPDNSICRKIVKQLESPLMNSSLHDEEDEIAEYLNDPEKIYEKYHKLVDIVIDGGYGNLTASTVVDCSEGRINILRQGLGIIEGY